One Macrobrachium rosenbergii isolate ZJJX-2024 chromosome 10, ASM4041242v1, whole genome shotgun sequence DNA window includes the following coding sequences:
- the LOC136842915 gene encoding uncharacterized protein, translating into MATNKIAMKFRSITYPNHDSPTHTKRGRLQRMQSFDFTHGETCTTTTTSASSSSSSSARREVSAEGRLRTRHFQHTHSASHSSYSSNTLAPGQKLLRFSDECWCSPSPAIDHGGRQARSVGCLTSPKSRPGSAIRLGGGGATGSSAVERLVDWQRESGGGGGGGCGGCGGGGGGGFERHSLSPSHSYERQSRQSRSRERRLEKESSSSSSSERRSHLSSSGSLLQSSKSSSVDVVTTSPTATAITTPTTPPVSAEGRNRRSQFRRAWSLFSLACDKEVERGGGEQRREKSPQQRILRPPTRHVYRRGLSGLPIECSSRYLGLAY; encoded by the coding sequence ATGGCCACGAACAAAATAGCCATGAAGTTCCGGAGCATCACGTACCCGAACCACGACAGCCCGACCCACACGAAGAGGGGCAGGCTCCAGCGGATGCAGAGCTTCGACTTCACCCACGGGGAGACCTGCACCACGACGACgacctccgcctcctcctcctcctcctcctccgcccggAGGGAAGTCTCGGCGGAGGGCCGCCTGAGGACCAGACACTTCCAGCACACCCACTCGGCGTCGCACTCCTCCTACTCCTCGAACACTTTGGCCCCCGGGCAGAAGCTCCTCAGGTTCTCGGACGAGTGCTGGTGCAGTCCCTCCCCCGCGATAGACCACGGGGGGCGCCAGGCGCGGAGCGTCGGCTGCCTCACGTCGCCCAAGTCGAGACCCGGGTCCGCGATTCGactcggaggaggaggagcaacagGCAGCAGCGCCGTCGAACGACTTGTTGACTGGCAGAGGGAGagcggcggaggaggaggaggaggctgtggAGGCTgtggtggcggcggcggcggaggcTTCGAGAGACACAGCCTGAGTCCCAGCCACAGCTACGAGCGACAGTCGAGGCAGAGTCGCTCGAGGGAGAGGCGCCTCGAGaaggaatcctcctcctcctcctctagcgaGAGGCGCAGCCACCTCAGCTCCTCCGGGAGTCTCCTGCAGTCGTCGAAGTCGAGCTCCGTCGACGTCGTGACCACCTCCCCTACTGCCACCGCCATCACGACGCCCACGACCCCGCCCGTGTCCGCCGAGGGGCGGAACCGCCGGTCGCAGTTCAGGAGGGCGTGGTCGCTCTTCTCCCTCGCGTGCGACAAGGAGgtggagagaggggggggagagcaGAGGAGGGAGAAATCCCCCCAGCAGCGTATCTTGCGCCCCCCGACGCGTCATGTCTACAGGCGCGGCCTCTCGGGGCTCCCTATCGAGTGCTCGTCGAGGTACCTCGGCCTCGCCTACTGA